In Juglans microcarpa x Juglans regia isolate MS1-56 chromosome 7D, Jm3101_v1.0, whole genome shotgun sequence, the following are encoded in one genomic region:
- the LOC121239103 gene encoding 18.1 kDa class I heat shock protein-like gives MSLVPSSFCGRRSNVFDPFSLEIWDPFKNFPLASSSLSGSQFARENSAFVNSRVDWKETPEAHVFKADLPGLKKEEVNVEVEDDRVLQISGERNVEKEDKTDTWHRVERSSGKFLRRFRLPENAKMDEIKAAMENGVLTVTVPKVEVKKPVVKAIEISG, from the coding sequence ATGTCGTTGGTTCCAAGTTCATTTTGTGGCAGACGAAGCAATGTCTTCGATCCATTCTCGCTCGAAATATGGGATCCCTTTAAGAATTTTCCACTCGCTTCTTCTTCTCTATCAGGATCTCAGTTTGCGAGGGAGAATTCTGCTTTCGTCAATTCTCGCGTGGATTGGAAGGAGACACCAGAAGCCCATGTGTTCAAGGCGGATCTCCCTGGGCTCAAGAAGGAGGAAGTGAATGTTGAAGTTGAAGACGACAGAGTGCTTCAGATAAGCGGTGAGAGGAATGTGGAGAAGGAAGACAAGACCGACACCTGGCACAGGGTGGAGCGCAGCAGTGGCAAGTTCTTGAGGAGATTCAGGCTGCCTGAGAACGCAAAGATGGATGAGATTAAGGCTGCCATGGAAAATGGGGTTCTCACTGTTACCGTTCCCAAAGTGGAAGTGAAGAAACCAGTTGTCAAGGCAATTGAAATTTCCGGTTGA
- the LOC121239528 gene encoding 17.3 kDa class I heat shock protein-like, which translates to MGSRTYRFVEDSSSDFSRTEGFFEYFSECSRFLLTPSICSGRGPVFGRKTFQHLRGPSKEEKNTSAKSNVLLNECLQLITFVGCSALIETYTKSIKKKVISQICDSSLFGGRQSNIFDLFTLQLRDPIRDFAFRSLLTSARFLPCCRETSAFANIQIDWKETPKAHLLKTDLPRLKKEEVKIEVKDGRVLQISGKRNSDNEDKNDTWHRLERSSGKFLRSLGLPENVKMKEIKVTILENEVLTVTIPKEEVKQPDVRTVEISG; encoded by the exons ATGGGCTCTCGGACTTATAGATTTGTTGAGGATTCTTCGAGTGATTTCTCGAGAACCGAAGGATTCTTCGAGTACTTTTCCGAGTGTTCTCGTTTTCTATTAACGCCTTCTATCTGCTCTGGCCGTGGTCCAGTATTTGGTCGCAAGACTTTCCAGCATCTTCGCGGACCTtccaaagaggaaaaaaacacATCAGCAAAATCtaatgttttattaaatgaatGTTTGCAACTCATTACATTTGTGGG CTGTTCTGCTCTAATTGAAACCTACACCAAATCcataaagaaaaaagtaatatcACAAATATGTGATTCGAGTCTTTTTGGAGGTCGACAAAGCAACATCTTTGATCTTTTTACCCTCCAACTCCGAGACCCTATAAGAGATTTTGCTTTCCGTTCTTTACTAACTTCTGCCCGTTTCCTCCCATGTTGTCGAGAAACCTCAGCTTTTGCCAACATCCAAATCGATTGGAAGGAGACACCAAAAGCCCACTTACTTAAGACGGATCTCCCAAGACTGAAGAAAGAGGAAGTAAAGATTGAAGTTAAAGATGGAAGAGTGCTTCAGATAAGCGGAAAGAGGAATTCGGATAATGAAGACaagaatgacacatggcataggcTGGAACGCAGCAGTGGCAAGTTCTTAAGAAGTCTTGGGCTGCCGGAGAATGTAAAGATGAAGGAGATTAAAGTTACAATATTGGAGAATGAAGTTCTCACCGTAACGATTCCTAAAGAAGAAGTCAAGCAGCCTGATGTCAGGACTGTTGAGATTTCTGGTTAA